The proteins below are encoded in one region of Fusobacterium massiliense:
- the rpoB gene encoding DNA-directed RNA polymerase subunit beta produces the protein MEKLVERLNFGKIKQRGEMPHFLEFQLNSYEEFLQTSASPNKREDKGFEAAFREVFPIESSNGDVRLEYIGYELHESEAPLNDELECKRRGKTYSNSLKVRLRLINKKMGNEIQESLVYFGEVPKMTERATFIINGAERVVVSQLHRSPGVSFSKEVNTQTGKDLFSGKIIPYKGTWLEFETDKNDFLSVKIDRKKKVLATVFLKAVDFFEDNNEIRDYFLETKELELGSIYKEYSTNPEELLLVLKEKLEGSILKEGIIDEETGEYLIEEETYLNEELIARLIENKIETITYWEVKAEDKLVANTLMNDATATKDEAVVEIFRKLRPGDQVTIDSARNLIRQMFFNSQRYDLEPVGRYKMNKRLKLDIPDEEIVLTRDDVLGTIKYVIALNNGDQTTHIDDIDNLSNRRIRGVGELLLMQIKTGLTKMSKMVREKMTTQDIETVTPQSLLNTRPLNALIQDFFGSGQLSQFMDQSNPLAELTHKRRISALGPGGLSRERAGFEVRDVHDSHYGRVCPIETPEGPNIGLIGSLATYAKINKYGFMETPYVRVENGIALLDDIRYLAADEEDGLFIAQADTKLDKKNKIQGLAVCRYGHEIVEIEADRVNYMDVSPKQVVSVSAGLIPFLEHDDANRALMGSNMQRQAVPLLRSEAPFIGTGLERKVAVDSGAVITSKVNGKVTYVDGKKIIIEDENKKEHVYRLLNFERSNQSMCLQQTPLVDLGDKIKVGDIIADGPATKSGDLSLGRNILMGFMPWEGYNYEDAILISDRLRKDDVFTSIHIEEYEIEARATKLGNEEITREIPNVSESALRNLDENGIIKIGSEVNPGDILVGKTAPKGETEPPAEEKLLRAIFGEKARDVRDTSLKMPHGSKGVVVDILELSKENGDDLKPGVNKSIRIMVAEKRKITVGDKMSGRHGNKGVVSRVLPAEDMPFLEDGTHLDVVLNPLGVPSRMNIGQVLEVHLGMAMRTLNGGTCISTPVFDGATEEQVKDYLEKQGFPRTGKVTLYDGRTGEKFDNKVTVGIMYMLKLHHLVEDKMHARAIGPYSLVTQQPLGGKAQFGGQRLGEMEVWALEAYGASNILQEMLTVKSDDITGRTKTYESIIKGEAMPDSDLPESFKVLLKEFQALALDIELCDEEDNVINVDEEIGLEDTPTEYSPSYEIEMGGLHEVDEEADDIIE, from the coding sequence GTGGAGAAACTCGTTGAAAGACTTAATTTCGGTAAAATTAAACAAAGAGGAGAAATGCCTCATTTTTTAGAATTTCAATTAAATTCATATGAGGAATTTTTACAAACAAGTGCATCACCAAACAAAAGAGAGGATAAAGGGTTTGAGGCTGCATTTAGAGAAGTATTTCCAATTGAATCTTCAAATGGAGATGTAAGGCTAGAATATATTGGTTATGAATTACATGAGTCTGAAGCACCTTTGAACGATGAGTTAGAGTGTAAAAGAAGAGGAAAAACATATTCAAATTCATTAAAAGTCAGATTAAGACTGATAAATAAAAAAATGGGAAATGAAATACAAGAATCACTTGTATATTTTGGAGAAGTTCCTAAGATGACTGAAAGAGCTACATTTATAATAAATGGAGCAGAAAGAGTTGTTGTATCTCAATTACATAGATCACCTGGAGTATCTTTTAGTAAAGAAGTAAATACTCAAACAGGAAAGGATTTATTTTCAGGAAAAATAATTCCTTACAAAGGAACTTGGTTAGAGTTTGAAACAGATAAAAATGACTTCTTAAGTGTAAAAATAGATAGAAAGAAAAAAGTTCTAGCTACTGTTTTCCTAAAAGCTGTTGATTTTTTTGAAGATAATAACGAAATCAGAGATTATTTCTTAGAAACAAAAGAACTAGAATTAGGTAGCATATATAAAGAATATTCAACAAATCCAGAAGAATTATTACTAGTTTTAAAAGAAAAATTAGAAGGTTCTATATTAAAAGAAGGAATTATTGACGAAGAAACTGGAGAATATTTAATAGAAGAAGAAACTTATTTAAATGAAGAACTTATAGCAAGATTGATTGAAAATAAGATAGAAACTATCACATATTGGGAAGTAAAGGCAGAAGATAAGTTAGTAGCTAATACTTTAATGAATGATGCGACAGCAACAAAAGATGAAGCCGTTGTTGAAATATTTAGAAAATTAAGACCAGGAGACCAAGTTACAATAGACTCGGCTAGAAATTTAATCAGACAAATGTTTTTCAATTCACAAAGATATGATTTGGAACCAGTTGGAAGATATAAAATGAATAAAAGACTAAAACTAGATATTCCTGATGAAGAAATTGTCTTAACTAGAGATGATGTATTAGGAACTATAAAATATGTTATAGCTTTAAACAATGGAGATCAAACTACTCATATTGATGATATAGATAATTTATCTAATAGACGTATAAGAGGAGTTGGAGAATTACTTCTTATGCAAATAAAAACAGGATTGACTAAAATGAGTAAAATGGTCAGAGAAAAAATGACTACTCAAGATATAGAAACAGTTACTCCTCAATCGTTGTTAAATACTAGACCATTGAATGCATTAATCCAAGATTTCTTTGGTTCTGGACAATTGTCACAATTTATGGACCAATCAAATCCACTTGCAGAATTAACTCATAAGAGAAGAATATCTGCACTAGGACCTGGAGGTTTATCAAGAGAAAGAGCAGGGTTCGAAGTAAGAGACGTACACGATTCACATTATGGTAGAGTTTGTCCTATAGAAACACCAGAAGGTCCAAACATTGGACTTATTGGGTCACTTGCAACTTATGCAAAAATCAATAAATATGGATTTATGGAAACGCCTTATGTTAGAGTTGAAAATGGAATTGCACTATTAGATGATATAAGATATCTAGCAGCTGATGAAGAAGATGGATTATTTATAGCACAAGCCGATACTAAATTAGATAAAAAGAATAAAATCCAAGGTTTAGCTGTTTGTAGATATGGGCATGAGATAGTTGAAATTGAAGCAGATAGAGTAAATTATATGGATGTTTCTCCAAAACAAGTTGTATCTGTTTCAGCTGGACTTATTCCATTCCTAGAACACGACGATGCCAACAGAGCATTGATGGGATCGAACATGCAAAGACAAGCAGTTCCTTTACTTAGATCAGAAGCTCCATTCATAGGAACGGGACTTGAAAGAAAAGTTGCAGTGGATTCTGGAGCAGTAATAACATCAAAAGTAAACGGAAAAGTGACTTATGTTGATGGAAAGAAAATAATTATAGAAGATGAAAATAAGAAAGAACATGTATACAGACTTTTAAATTTTGAAAGATCTAACCAATCAATGTGTTTACAACAAACACCTTTAGTTGATTTAGGAGATAAAATAAAAGTTGGAGATATTATAGCAGACGGTCCAGCAACAAAATCTGGAGATTTATCATTGGGAAGAAATATCCTTATGGGATTTATGCCTTGGGAAGGATATAACTACGAAGATGCTATTTTAATTTCAGACAGATTGAGAAAAGATGATGTATTTACATCTATCCATATTGAAGAATATGAAATAGAAGCAAGAGCAACAAAATTAGGTAATGAAGAAATAACAAGAGAAATTCCAAATGTTTCAGAAAGTGCATTAAGAAACTTAGATGAAAACGGAATTATAAAAATTGGTTCAGAAGTAAATCCTGGAGATATACTAGTTGGGAAAACTGCTCCTAAAGGAGAAACAGAACCACCTGCAGAAGAAAAATTATTGAGAGCAATATTTGGAGAAAAAGCAAGAGATGTTAGGGATACATCACTAAAAATGCCTCATGGATCTAAAGGAGTTGTAGTTGATATACTAGAACTTTCAAAAGAAAATGGAGATGACTTAAAACCTGGAGTAAATAAATCCATCAGAATTATGGTAGCAGAAAAACGTAAAATAACTGTTGGAGATAAAATGTCAGGAAGACACGGAAATAAAGGGGTTGTTTCTAGAGTGCTTCCAGCTGAAGATATGCCATTCTTAGAAGATGGAACACACTTAGATGTTGTGTTAAACCCACTTGGAGTTCCTTCACGTATGAATATAGGACAAGTATTAGAAGTTCACTTAGGTATGGCAATGAGAACATTAAATGGAGGAACTTGTATTTCTACACCAGTATTTGATGGAGCTACAGAAGAACAAGTAAAAGATTACTTAGAAAAACAAGGGTTCCCAAGAACAGGAAAAGTAACTTTATATGATGGAAGAACAGGGGAAAAATTTGATAACAAAGTAACTGTCGGAATAATGTATATGTTGAAATTACACCATCTTGTTGAAGATAAAATGCATGCTAGAGCAATAGGTCCATATTCACTTGTAACTCAACAACCACTAGGAGGAAAAGCACAATTTGGTGGACAAAGATTAGGGGAAATGGAAGTTTGGGCTTTAGAAGCATATGGAGCTTCAAATATTCTTCAAGAAATGTTAACAGTAAAATCAGATGATATAACAGGAAGAACAAAAACATACGAATCTATTATAAAAGGGGAAGCTATGCCAGATTCAGATTTACCAGAATCATTCAAAGTTCTTTTAAAAGAATTCCAAGCATTAGCTCTTGATATAGAATTGTGTGATGAAGAAGATAATGTGATAAATGTTGATGAAGAAATAGGATTAGAAGATACTCCTACAGAGTATTCACCTTCATATGAAATAGAAATGGGTGGTCTTCATGAAGTTGATGAAGAAGCGGATGATATAATCGAGTAA
- the rplL gene encoding 50S ribosomal protein L7/L12, which translates to MAFNKEQFIADLEAMTVLELKELVSALEEHFGVTAAAPVAVAAAGPAEAAEEKTEFDVVLKNAGANKIAVIKEVRAITGLGLKEAKDLVDNGGVIKEAAPKDEANAIKEKLVAAGAEVEVK; encoded by the coding sequence ATGGCATTCAATAAAGAACAATTTATAGCTGATTTAGAAGCTATGACAGTATTAGAATTAAAAGAATTAGTATCTGCATTAGAAGAACACTTTGGAGTAACTGCTGCTGCACCAGTAGCTGTAGCTGCTGCAGGACCAGCTGAAGCTGCTGAAGAAAAAACTGAATTTGATGTTGTATTAAAGAACGCAGGAGCTAACAAAATAGCTGTAATCAAAGAAGTAAGAGCAATAACTGGATTAGGATTAAAAGAAGCTAAAGACTTAGTTGATAATGGTGGAGTAATTAAAGAAGCTGCACCTAAAGATGAAGCTAATGCAATAAAAGAAAAATTAGTAGCTGCTGGAGCAGAAGTAGAAGTTAAATAA
- the rplJ gene encoding 50S ribosomal protein L10, with amino-acid sequence MATQVKKEVVAELVEKIKKAQSVVFVDYQGIKVNEETSLRKQMRESGAEYLVAKNRLFKIALKESGIEDNFDEILEGTTAFAFGYADPVAPAKAVFDLAKTKAKAKQDVFKIKGGFLTGKKVSVSEVEELAKLPSREQLLSMLLNSMLGPVRKLAYATVAIADKKEGSAE; translated from the coding sequence ATGGCAACTCAAGTTAAGAAAGAAGTTGTGGCTGAATTAGTTGAAAAAATTAAAAAAGCTCAATCAGTTGTTTTTGTTGATTATCAAGGTATTAAAGTTAATGAAGAAACTTCATTAAGAAAGCAAATGAGAGAATCTGGTGCTGAATATTTAGTAGCAAAAAACAGATTATTCAAAATAGCTTTAAAAGAATCTGGAATCGAAGATAACTTTGATGAAATTTTAGAAGGAACAACAGCGTTTGCATTCGGATATGCTGATCCTGTAGCTCCAGCAAAAGCAGTTTTTGATTTAGCAAAGACTAAAGCAAAAGCAAAACAAGATGTATTTAAAATAAAAGGTGGTTTCTTAACTGGAAAGAAAGTTAGTGTTTCTGAAGTAGAAGAATTAGCAAAATTACCTTCAAGAGAACAATTACTATCTATGTTACTAAACTCTATGTTAGGACCAGTAAGAAAACTTGCATATGCAACTGTTGCAATAGCAGACAAAAAAGAAGGATCTGCTGAATAA
- the rplA gene encoding 50S ribosomal protein L1 yields MAKHRGKKYLEIAKLVETGKLYDIREGLELVQKTKTAKFVETVEVALRLGVDPRHADQQIRGTVVLPHGTGKTVKILAITSGENIEKALAAGADYAGAEEYINQIQQGWLDFDLVIATPDMMPKIGRLGKILGTKGLMPNPKSGTVTPDVASAVSEFKKGKLAFRVDKLGSIHAPIGKVDFDLDKIEENFKAFMEQIVRLKPATSKGQYLRTVAVSLTMGPGVKLDPALVAKYVG; encoded by the coding sequence ATGGCAAAACATAGAGGAAAAAAATATTTAGAAATAGCTAAATTAGTTGAAACAGGAAAACTTTATGATATAAGAGAAGGACTAGAATTAGTTCAAAAAACAAAAACAGCAAAATTTGTTGAAACTGTAGAAGTTGCATTAAGACTTGGAGTAGATCCAAGACATGCTGATCAACAAATCAGAGGAACTGTTGTGTTACCACACGGAACAGGAAAAACAGTTAAAATACTAGCAATCACTTCTGGTGAAAATATAGAAAAAGCATTAGCTGCAGGGGCAGACTATGCTGGAGCTGAAGAATATATTAACCAAATCCAACAAGGATGGTTAGATTTTGATTTAGTTATAGCTACACCTGATATGATGCCTAAAATAGGTAGATTAGGGAAAATATTAGGAACTAAAGGTTTAATGCCTAACCCTAAATCAGGAACAGTTACACCTGATGTAGCATCAGCTGTATCTGAATTCAAAAAAGGTAAATTAGCATTCAGAGTAGATAAATTAGGGTCTATTCATGCTCCAATAGGAAAAGTTGATTTTGACTTAGATAAAATCGAAGAAAACTTTAAAGCTTTCATGGAACAAATCGTAAGATTAAAACCAGCTACATCTAAAGGACAATACTTAAGAACTGTAGCAGTATCTCTAACAATGGGACCTGGTGTAAAATTAGATCCTGCGTTAGTAGCTAAATATGTTGGATAA
- the rplK gene encoding 50S ribosomal protein L11, with product MAKEVIQIIKLQLPAGKANPAPPVGPALGQHGVNIMEFCKAFNAKTQDKAGWIIPVEISVYSDRSFTFILKTPPASDLLKKAAGIQSGAKNSKKEVAGKITTAKLRELAETKMPDLNASSVETAMKIIAGSARSMGIKIED from the coding sequence ATGGCAAAAGAAGTAATTCAAATAATAAAACTACAATTACCTGCAGGAAAAGCAAACCCTGCTCCACCAGTTGGACCAGCACTAGGACAACATGGTGTAAATATAATGGAATTTTGTAAAGCATTTAATGCTAAAACTCAAGATAAAGCTGGATGGATAATCCCAGTTGAAATATCTGTTTATAGTGACAGATCATTCACATTTATATTAAAAACTCCACCTGCTTCAGATTTATTAAAGAAAGCTGCTGGAATACAATCAGGAGCTAAAAACTCTAAAAAAGAAGTAGCAGGAAAAATTACTACTGCAAAGTTAAGAGAACTAGCTGAAACAAAAATGCCTGACTTAAATGCTTCATCAGTAGAAACAGCTATGAAGATAATTGCAGGATCAGCAAGATCTATGGGAATAAAAATAGAAGACTAA
- the nusG gene encoding transcription termination/antitermination protein NusG: MSTVNVRRWFMIHTYSGYEKKVKTDLDQKMETLGLKEVVTNILVPEEELTETVRGKEKKVYRKLFPGYVMLEIEATREENEFGINYKVNPDVWYIIRNTNGVTGFVGVGSDPVPMEEDEVQNIFNIIGIKVPKEIIDFGFVEGDYVKILNGAFADHEGQIAEIDYEHSKVKVMVEMFGRMTPVEVEVDSVLKV, from the coding sequence ATGAGCACAGTAAATGTAAGAAGATGGTTTATGATACATACTTACTCTGGATATGAAAAGAAAGTTAAGACGGACTTAGATCAAAAAATGGAAACATTAGGGTTAAAGGAAGTTGTTACAAATATATTAGTTCCAGAAGAAGAATTGACAGAAACTGTTAGAGGGAAAGAAAAAAAAGTTTATAGAAAACTGTTCCCTGGATATGTCATGCTTGAAATAGAAGCGACAAGAGAAGAAAATGAATTTGGAATTAATTATAAAGTTAATCCAGATGTTTGGTATATAATTAGAAATACTAATGGTGTAACAGGTTTCGTCGGAGTAGGTTCAGACCCTGTTCCTATGGAAGAAGATGAAGTACAAAATATATTCAATATAATAGGAATAAAAGTTCCTAAAGAAATCATAGACTTTGGATTTGTTGAAGGGGATTATGTAAAAATTCTTAATGGAGCGTTTGCTGACCATGAAGGACAAATAGCAGAAATCGACTACGAACATAGTAAAGTAAAAGTTATGGTTGAAATGTTTGGAAGAATGACGCCTGTTGAAGTAGAAGTAGACAGTGTTTTAAAGGTGTAA
- the secE gene encoding preprotein translocase subunit SecE yields the protein MNLFQRVKMEYSKVEWPSKTEVLHSTVWVVTMTVLISIYLGLFDILAVKALNVLEALI from the coding sequence ATGAACTTGTTTCAAAGAGTTAAAATGGAATACTCAAAAGTTGAGTGGCCTTCAAAAACAGAAGTTTTACACTCTACAGTATGGGTTGTAACCATGACTGTTTTAATATCTATCTATCTTGGTCTTTTCGATATTCTTGCAGTAAAAGCTCTTAATGTATTGGAGGCACTAATATGA
- the rpmG gene encoding 50S ribosomal protein L33, giving the protein MRVQVILECTETKLRHYTTTKNKKTHPERLEMMKYNPVLKKHTLYKETKK; this is encoded by the coding sequence ATGAGAGTACAAGTAATTTTGGAATGCACTGAAACAAAATTAAGACACTATACTACAACAAAAAATAAAAAGACTCATCCAGAAAGATTAGAAATGATGAAGTACAATCCAGTATTAAAGAAACATACTTTATACAAAGAAACTAAAAAATAG
- the dinB gene encoding DNA polymerase IV yields MERIIMHYDMDAFFASIEIKKNPKLKNKPLVVGENIVTTASYEARKFGIHSAMKVSDAKLLCPKLMVIPVDKNEYIRTSKTIHNLILKITNKVEFIATDEGYIDLTGLVKKENLNSFATKFRKRIKEITGLTCSVGIGFNKLSAKIASDINKPFGQYIFKTENDFIKYIENKKISIIPGVGKKFTELLYKENLFFVKDFYDFSFDFLIKKYGKSRGENLYCSIRGIDHSEVEFERDIHSIGNEETFFLPLQTEEEIEREFYNLFEHTFSRLQKQNVFTQLVSIKIRYTSFKTYTKSKKLKFFTKDKHILYTTLLELLSSFEITEDIRLLGIYFGDIKKKFLEQLALEKF; encoded by the coding sequence ATGGAACGGATTATTATGCATTATGATATGGATGCTTTTTTCGCTTCTATTGAAATTAAAAAAAATCCAAAATTAAAAAATAAGCCTTTAGTTGTTGGAGAAAACATTGTTACAACTGCAAGCTATGAAGCTAGAAAATTTGGTATTCATTCTGCAATGAAAGTTTCAGATGCCAAATTACTTTGTCCAAAACTTATGGTTATTCCTGTCGATAAAAACGAATATATTCGTACCTCTAAAACAATTCACAATTTAATTCTAAAAATTACAAACAAGGTTGAATTTATAGCAACAGATGAGGGATATATAGATTTAACTGGCCTTGTAAAAAAAGAGAATTTAAATTCTTTTGCAACAAAATTTAGAAAAAGAATTAAAGAAATTACAGGGTTAACTTGTTCTGTTGGGATAGGTTTCAATAAATTAAGTGCTAAAATTGCAAGTGATATAAACAAACCATTTGGACAATATATTTTCAAAACTGAAAACGATTTTATAAAATATATAGAAAATAAAAAAATAAGTATTATACCTGGTGTAGGTAAAAAATTTACTGAACTTTTATATAAAGAAAATTTATTTTTTGTTAAAGATTTCTATGATTTCTCCTTTGATTTTTTGATAAAAAAATATGGAAAATCTCGAGGAGAAAATTTATATTGTTCTATAAGAGGTATCGACCACAGTGAAGTTGAATTTGAAAGAGATATCCATTCTATTGGAAATGAAGAGACTTTTTTTCTTCCATTACAAACCGAAGAAGAAATTGAACGAGAATTTTATAATCTCTTTGAGCATACTTTTTCAAGATTACAAAAACAAAATGTTTTTACACAATTAGTATCTATTAAAATTAGATATACCTCATTTAAGACTTATACCAAGAGTAAGAAATTAAAATTTTTTACAAAAGATAAACACATTTTATACACTACCTTATTAGAGCTTCTAAGTTCTTTTGAAATAACCGAAGATATTCGCCTTTTAGGAATCTATTTTGGAGATATTAAAAAGAAATTTCTAGAACAATTAGCTCTAGAAAAATTTTAA
- a CDS encoding MalY/PatB family protein, whose translation MKKQEFLKEYLVDRKNTNSLKWDALDVRYGDPDLISMWVADMEIKSPKEIIEALKNRCEHGVFGYSYASGEYYSALISWMKENHNFNIEKDWIRFSQGVVTAIYCFINIFTKINDSVLILTPVYYPFHNAVKDNNRKLITSDLINNNGYFTINYDDVEKKIIENDVKLFIQCSPHNPAGRVWKEDELRKILEICKKHNVLVVSDEIHQDLVLKGNKHIPAATVDNCKYADNIITVNAASKTFNLAGLTHSNIIISNPKIREKFDFEFKKINQTEVNILGMLATQVGYEKGKEWLENLIDLIQDNYDYLKSELNKNIPDIIVTPLEGTYLAFLDLRKIISVNEVKTFIQDKARLAIDFGEWFGDSFKGFIRLNLATDPEIVKKAVSNIIEVYNSYFPKNN comes from the coding sequence ATGAAAAAACAAGAGTTTTTAAAAGAATATTTAGTTGATAGAAAAAATACGAATTCATTAAAATGGGACGCTTTAGATGTTAGATACGGAGATCCAGATTTAATTTCTATGTGGGTTGCTGATATGGAAATTAAGAGTCCAAAAGAAATTATTGAGGCTTTAAAAAATAGATGTGAACATGGTGTATTTGGTTATTCTTATGCTAGTGGTGAATACTATAGTGCTTTAATTTCTTGGATGAAAGAAAACCATAATTTTAATATAGAAAAAGATTGGATAAGGTTTTCTCAAGGTGTAGTAACTGCAATTTATTGTTTTATCAATATTTTCACTAAGATAAACGATAGTGTTTTAATACTAACTCCAGTATACTATCCTTTTCACAATGCTGTTAAAGATAACAACAGAAAGTTAATAACTTCAGATTTAATAAATAATAATGGTTACTTTACTATTAATTATGACGATGTTGAGAAAAAAATTATTGAAAATGATGTTAAACTGTTTATACAATGCTCTCCTCACAATCCTGCTGGTAGAGTTTGGAAAGAAGATGAACTAAGAAAAATACTTGAAATTTGCAAAAAACATAATGTTTTAGTTGTTTCTGATGAAATTCACCAAGATTTAGTCTTAAAAGGAAATAAACATATTCCTGCTGCTACTGTTGATAATTGTAAGTATGCTGATAATATTATCACTGTAAATGCTGCTTCTAAAACATTTAATTTAGCTGGTCTAACTCATTCTAATATAATAATTAGTAATCCAAAAATTAGAGAAAAATTTGATTTTGAATTTAAAAAAATAAATCAAACAGAAGTCAACATTTTAGGAATGTTAGCAACTCAAGTAGGCTATGAAAAAGGAAAGGAATGGCTTGAAAATCTTATAGACCTTATTCAAGATAATTATGATTATTTAAAAAGTGAACTTAATAAAAATATTCCTGATATAATAGTTACTCCTTTAGAAGGAACATACCTTGCCTTTCTAGATTTAAGAAAAATTATTTCAGTCAATGAAGTTAAAACTTTTATTCAAGATAAGGCAAGACTAGCTATTGACTTTGGAGAATGGTTTGGAGATAGTTTTAAAGGTTTTATTCGTTTAAATTTAGCAACTGACCCTGAAATTGTAAAGAAGGCCGTTTCAAATATAATAGAAGTTTACAATTCTTACTTTCCTAAAAATAATTAA
- a CDS encoding SoxR reducing system RseC family protein produces the protein MINTGIVTKIDGNNVSVKLHKSSSCSHCSCCSEERKMGSDFEFKINQKVEIGDLVTLEIAEKDVVKAALIAYIMPPIFMIAGYIIAASLGFSETKSIIGSFIGVIVSFVILGIYDRVFAKKTIDEEIKIISVGKYDPSACVDLSCGEHF, from the coding sequence ATGATAAACACAGGAATCGTTACAAAAATTGATGGTAATAATGTAAGTGTTAAATTACATAAAAGTTCTTCTTGTTCTCATTGCAGTTGTTGTAGTGAAGAAAGAAAAATGGGAAGTGATTTTGAATTTAAAATAAATCAAAAAGTGGAAATTGGAGATTTAGTAACTTTAGAAATAGCTGAAAAAGATGTTGTTAAAGCAGCTCTTATAGCATATATAATGCCTCCTATTTTTATGATAGCTGGATATATTATTGCCGCTTCTTTAGGATTTTCTGAAACTAAATCTATCATTGGAAGTTTTATCGGTGTTATAGTCTCATTTGTTATTTTAGGAATTTACGATAGGGTTTTTGCTAAAAAAACTATCGATGAAGAAATTAAAATAATATCAGTTGGGAAGTATGACCCTAGTGCTTGTGTTGATTTAAGTTGTGGGGAACATTTTTAA
- a CDS encoding nucleotide-binding protein produces the protein MLKIAIYGKGGIGKSTISSNLSAIISKSGKKVLHVGCDPKGDSTRNLMGKKIPTVISILKEKNNLNREDIIYKGFNGIECVETGGPEAGVGCAGRGIITTMEELEDLKVFDEERDVIVYDVLGDVVCGGFAVPMREKYADVIYIVTSSEFMSIFAANNIMKSIKNFSKMKNIKFGGLIHNQRNNNSNINILKIFADMTKSKIIGEIPFSKELIKSELNGKTIAEMYPDSNLYNNFLELSEKILNNQDDIHFSPLSEEEMEYLAAEILKENIYYEKE, from the coding sequence ATGTTAAAAATAGCAATATATGGAAAAGGTGGAATAGGAAAATCTACAATATCTTCTAATTTAAGTGCTATTATTTCAAAAAGTGGAAAAAAGGTTTTACATGTAGGTTGTGACCCAAAAGGAGATTCTACAAGAAATCTTATGGGAAAGAAAATTCCAACTGTTATTTCAATTTTAAAAGAAAAAAATAATTTAAATAGAGAAGATATCATTTATAAAGGCTTTAACGGAATTGAATGTGTTGAAACTGGTGGTCCTGAAGCAGGGGTAGGTTGTGCAGGAAGAGGAATTATCACCACAATGGAAGAACTAGAAGACTTAAAAGTATTTGACGAAGAAAGAGATGTTATTGTATATGATGTCCTAGGAGATGTCGTATGTGGAGGATTTGCAGTTCCCATGAGGGAAAAATATGCTGATGTTATTTATATAGTTACATCTTCTGAATTTATGTCAATTTTTGCAGCTAATAATATTATGAAAAGTATTAAAAATTTTTCAAAAATGAAAAATATAAAATTTGGTGGCTTAATTCATAACCAAAGAAACAATAATTCAAATATAAATATTTTAAAAATTTTTGCAGATATGACTAAATCGAAGATTATAGGAGAAATTCCTTTTAGTAAAGAATTAATAAAAAGTGAATTAAATGGAAAAACTATTGCTGAAATGTATCCTGATTCAAATTTATATAATAATTTTTTAGAGCTATCAGAAAAAATTTTGAATAATCAAGATGATATTCATTTCTCACCACTATCAGAAGAGGAAATGGAATACTTAGCTGCTGAAATATTAAAAGAAAATATTTATTATGAAAAGGAATAG